Part of the Pseudomonadota bacterium genome, CCGCGCCGAGGTGAAAATTATTTTCCCTCGGCGCGGGGCTTTTTTGTCCGCAGAAGAAAGCCGCCAATCTGAATCCTTACCTTCTCTGGTTATATTTTACCGCGCGAATTGTCGAACCGGCGGGCCGGCGCTTGCCTGCAGCAGGGGCGGAATCTTAAAATAAAGCGCGGCGCGAATGTTGCACATTTATTGCTTGCGCGGTCGAGGCAGGCCTGATTTGCTGGTTAAGCGGCCGGGTTCCGAGGATTTCTTTAAAAATCATTGAATAAATAAAAGGTCGGCCTGGCCGAAGCAGAGGGAGAAATAAGATGAGGAAGATGAGTGACGTGGTTTTTGTCAGCGCGGTGCGGACCCCGATGGGTAGCTTTGGCGGAACGATGAAGGATCTGCAGGTTTATGACATGGGCGCTTTTCCGGTGCGGGAAGCGCTGAAAAGGGCCCAGGTTGATGGCGCAGATGTCGACGAGGCCATCATCGGCAACTGCCGTCAGGCGGGCAACCATGTCAATCCCGGGCGCACGGTTGCGTTAAAGGGCGGATGCGGGCAACTGACCCCGGGGGTCACGATCAACAAGGCCTGTCCCGCCGGGATGAAGGCCGCGACCATGGCGGTCTCGCAGATCGTCATGGAACAGGCCAAGATCGTTCTGTGCGGCGGCATGGAGTCGATGAGCACGATTCCTTATCTGCTGAAAGGGGCTCGTTTTGGTGGTTTTAAGATGGGTGATCGCAAGCTTGAAGATGGCTGGGGTGACAGTTATGACCCGATTGCCAAGGTCAGCATGGGTATGACCGCGGAAAATGTCGGTGAAAAATATGGTATTTCGCGACAGGAGATGGATGAATACGCGGTGCGCTCGCACCAGCGGGCCCAGGCCGCCGCGGACAACGGTTGGTTTGCCGAGGAAATTACCCCGGTGACGCTTCCCGGTGACCGGAAAAAACCGGCTTTTGATTTTACGGCGGACGAATCCATTAAGGCCGACAGCACAGTTGCAACCTTGAGTAAGCTGCGCCCGGCCTTCAAACCTGAAGGCGGCAAGGTGACCGCCGGTAATTCCTGCGGGCTGACCGACGGTTCGGCCATGATGGTGGCCATGACCCGGGAGGCGGCC contains:
- a CDS encoding thiolase family protein, with the protein product MRKMSDVVFVSAVRTPMGSFGGTMKDLQVYDMGAFPVREALKRAQVDGADVDEAIIGNCRQAGNHVNPGRTVALKGGCGQLTPGVTINKACPAGMKAATMAVSQIVMEQAKIVLCGGMESMSTIPYLLKGARFGGFKMGDRKLEDGWGDSYDPIAKVSMGMTAENVGEKYGISRQEMDEYAVRSHQRAQAAADNGWFAEEITPVTLPGDRKKPAFDFTADESIKADSTVATLSKLRPAFKPEGGKVTAGNSCGLTDGSAMMVAMTREAAAARGVKPLFSMVDFCQTAVDGTFMGEGPGEAIPRVLQRAGMSLSDIDLFEINEAFAAQVLGNVARLKLDIDKLNVNGGAIALGHPTGCSGARIMVTLYHALKRLDKELGVASICGGGGATMAVILKRES